From Saccopteryx leptura isolate mSacLep1 chromosome 3, mSacLep1_pri_phased_curated, whole genome shotgun sequence, one genomic window encodes:
- the LOC136399359 gene encoding leukocyte immunoglobulin-like receptor subfamily A member 2, which translates to MGGSSMTLTLTALLLLGLLPKPSIWADPGPMVTKGSPVTIWCEGLQANAYSLYKENIIHAWKNSVPPNPSNKTSFLIESMGSQHAGLYQCAYSTTKSILSERSEPLFLVVTGVYAAPSLSAQPSPVVASGGHVSLSCSSQNTSGTFHLLKEGGADPPQHMASTTQAGKGSQAVFPVGPMGTSHAGTYRCYVSPTSYSHVWSQPSDPLHIQVTGVHREPSLSAQPGSLVLPEESLALQCHSESSFNRFALTKDERITPLQRLDGQHSPIFPLGHVNQTHGGQYRCYSGHSLSYTWSAPSAPLDILITGMYTKPSLSAQLGPSVTSGENVTLQCHSEVWFDTFHLHREGSRDPPQHLRLQDTSAPSQATFTISAVTSGHKGTYRCYSSNSTSPYLLSHPSDPLELVVSDYTVENLIRMAVAGLILLVLGVLLFQARHSPGRTHNAARM; encoded by the exons ATGGGAGGAAGCAGCATGACCCTAACCCTCACTGCCCTTCTCTTGCTCg GGCTCCTCCCCAAACCCTCCATCTGGGCTGACCCAGGCCCCATGGTCACCAAGGGGAGCCCTGTGACCATCTGGTGTGAAGGGCTGCAGGCTAATGCCTACAGTCTGTATAAAGAGAACATCATTCATGCCTGGAAGAACAGTGTCCCACCGAACCCCAGCAACAAGACCAGCTTCCTCATTGAATCCATGGGCTCACAGCATGCAGGGCTGTACCAGTGTGCGTATTCCACCACTAAGAGCATACTGTCAGAGCGGAGTGAGCCCCTGTTCCTGGTGGTGACAG GAGTGTATGCTGCACCGTCCCTCTCAGCCCAGCCAAGCCCTGTGGTGGCCTCAGGAGGGCACGTGTCCCTCTCCTGTAGCTCACAGAACACATCGGGCACTTTCCATCTgctgaaggagggaggagctgaccCTCCCCAACACATGGCATCCACGACTCAGGCTGGGAAGGGGTCCCAGGCTGTCTTCCCTGTGGGCCCCATGGGCACCTCCCATGCGGGGACCTACAGATGCTATGTTTCTCCCACCTCCTACTCCCATGTGTGGTCACAGCCCAGTGACCCTCTGCACATCCAGGTCACAG GTGTGCACAGAGAACCCTCTCTCTCAGCCCAGCCTGGGTCACTGGTGCTGCCTGAAGAGAGCCTGGCCCTCCAATGTCACTCAGAGTCCAGCTTTAACAGATTTGCTCTGACCAAGGATGAAAGGATCACACCTCTCCAGCGTCTGGATGGGCAACACAGCCCCATCTTCCCCCTGGGCCACGTGAACCAGACCCACGGGGGCCAGTACAGGTGCTACAGTGGACATAGCCTCTCCTACACATGGTCGGCCCCCAGTGCCCCCCTGGACATCCTGATTACAG GAATGTACACAAAACCCTCCCTCTCCGCCCAGCTGGGACCCTCAGTGACCTCGGGAGAGAACGTGACCCTGCAGTGTCACTCTGAGGTCTGGTTTGACACCTTCCACCTGCACAGGGAGGGGTCACGGGATCCTCCCCAGCACCTTCGTCTGCAGGACACGTCTGCACCCTCTCAGGCCACCTTCACCATCAGTGCTGTGACCTCAGGTCACAAGGGGACCTACAGGTGCTACAGCTCAAACAGCACCTCCCCCTACCTGCTGTCACACCCCAGTGACCCCCTGGAGCTGGTGGTCTCAG